One Alkaliphilus sp. B6464 genomic window carries:
- a CDS encoding coenzyme F420-0:L-glutamate ligase, translating to MVRTVGTTVRGIRAPIIKEGDDLVNIVVDSVLKSIDAEKFTLNDKDVIGVTESLVARSQGNYADIDDIAADINRKFEGDFAVVFPILSRNRFSLILKGLATSGKKIYLFLNYPSDEVGNHLMDIDMMDEAGVNPYTDVLTEEKYRSLFGQKVAHPFTGIDYVQMYKELAVDNNIEIFLANDARAALKYTKDVLVANIHERKRTKKLLLNAGAKNVYGLDEVLNESINGSGFNPDYGLLGSNTATHTKIKLFPKNCQNTVENIQQLIKEKTGKHVEVMVYGDGAFKDPMGKIWELADPVVSPGYTKGLEGTPNEIKIKYVADNELGNLSSEEMTDAIKKKIKEKGNDEGHLGQKLGTTPRQITDLLGSLCDLTSGSGDKGTPIVLIQGYFDSYAEE from the coding sequence ATGGTAAGAACAGTAGGTACTACAGTTAGAGGAATTAGAGCTCCTATTATAAAAGAAGGAGACGACTTAGTTAATATTGTAGTCGATTCAGTTCTAAAGTCCATAGATGCTGAAAAATTTACACTTAATGATAAGGACGTAATAGGTGTAACAGAATCTCTAGTAGCTAGATCACAGGGGAATTATGCAGATATTGATGATATTGCAGCAGATATTAATAGAAAGTTCGAAGGAGACTTTGCAGTAGTTTTCCCTATATTAAGTAGAAATAGATTTTCTTTAATACTAAAGGGATTAGCAACGAGTGGTAAAAAGATATATTTATTTTTAAATTATCCATCTGATGAGGTAGGAAACCACTTGATGGATATTGATATGATGGATGAAGCCGGTGTTAATCCGTATACTGATGTTCTAACTGAAGAGAAATACAGATCACTATTTGGACAAAAAGTAGCTCATCCATTTACAGGAATAGACTATGTGCAAATGTATAAAGAGCTTGCAGTAGATAATAATATTGAAATATTTCTTGCAAATGATGCAAGGGCGGCATTAAAGTATACAAAGGATGTTTTAGTAGCTAATATACATGAGAGAAAAAGAACTAAGAAATTACTATTAAATGCAGGAGCGAAAAATGTTTATGGCTTAGATGAAGTATTAAATGAATCTATAAATGGAAGTGGATTTAATCCAGACTATGGTCTTCTTGGTTCTAATACAGCTACGCATACTAAAATAAAATTATTTCCTAAGAATTGTCAAAATACGGTTGAAAATATTCAACAGTTAATAAAAGAGAAAACTGGTAAGCATGTAGAAGTTATGGTTTATGGAGATGGTGCTTTTAAAGACCCAATGGGTAAAATATGGGAGCTAGCGGATCCAGTAGTATCTCCTGGATACACAAAGGGACTAGAAGGAACACCTAATGAAATAAAAATAAAGTATGTTGCTGATAATGAACTTGGCAACTTAAGTAGTGAAGAGATGACTGATGCTATTAAGAAAAAAATAAAAGAAAAAGGTAATGATGAAGGTCATTTAGGACAGAAGTTAGGAACAACGCCTAGACAAATTACGGATCTTTTAGGAAGTCTATGTGACTTAACAAGTGGAAGTGGAGATAAAGGAACACCAATAGTACTAATTCAAGGATATTTTGATAGTTATGCAGAAGAGTAG
- a CDS encoding DMT family transporter: protein MGIRQKTKGVVYAVLSAIALGVLPIFATLAYKGGTNSITVAFYRFLFSTIILFIYFLIKKISFKINREIIPSMVFASLVGYAATALTLFSSFTYISPGLATILHFIYPALVIFLSFILFKESLSTIKVVSLILSIVGIYILVGFGNVKNNFTGIMLALASGVFYSIYILSIAHSKIKNIESLLLTFYVSLFSSIGIFVFGIITRTISFKIQFISLIPIVLIALSSIYGLVAFAIAVKLIGSSNTSILSTFEPITSIVLSAIIFKEKITINIILGTILIVMSIYGIIKEQLKENKENSISEHSNVM from the coding sequence ATGGGAATTAGACAAAAAACAAAGGGTGTAGTTTATGCGGTATTGTCAGCTATTGCTTTAGGAGTTTTACCAATTTTTGCAACACTTGCATATAAAGGGGGTACAAATTCTATAACGGTTGCATTTTATAGATTTCTTTTTTCAACTATTATACTTTTTATTTATTTCTTAATTAAAAAAATAAGTTTCAAAATAAATAGAGAGATTATTCCTAGTATGGTTTTCGCCTCTCTCGTTGGGTATGCGGCAACTGCATTAACATTATTTTCATCTTTTACATACATTTCACCGGGACTTGCTACTATACTGCATTTTATATATCCAGCATTAGTTATATTTTTATCCTTTATACTATTTAAAGAAAGTCTAAGCACTATAAAGGTTGTCTCTTTAATACTTTCTATAGTAGGGATATATATTCTAGTAGGGTTTGGAAACGTGAAAAATAATTTTACAGGGATAATGCTAGCGCTCGCATCAGGAGTGTTTTATTCAATATATATCTTATCAATAGCCCATAGTAAAATTAAAAATATAGAAAGCTTACTTTTAACCTTCTATGTTTCTTTATTTTCCTCTATAGGGATTTTTGTATTTGGTATAATAACGAGAACTATAAGCTTTAAAATACAATTTATTTCATTAATACCTATAGTACTTATTGCGCTTTCTTCTATATATGGTCTAGTGGCTTTTGCAATAGCTGTAAAACTAATTGGTTCATCTAACACATCGATACTTAGTACCTTTGAACCTATTACAAGTATAGTACTAAGTGCTATAATCTTTAAAGAGAAGATCACTATTAATATCATATTAGGAACTATTTTGATAGTTATGTCTATTTATGGAATAATAAAAGAGCAACTAAAAGAAAATAAAGAAAATAGTATTAGTGAGCATTCAAATGTTATGTAA
- the mnmA gene encoding tRNA 2-thiouridine(34) synthase MnmA — MKKEPKDTRVVIGMSGGVDSSVAALLLKEQGYDVVGIFMKNWDETDDLGYCTSAEDYEDVRRVCDQIDIPYYSVNFEKEYWDKVFTYFLDEYKNGRTPNPDVMCNKEIKFKAFLEHALKLGADYLATGHYAQVDFNDGEYRLLRGADSNKDQTYFLNQLNQYQLSKAMFPIGHLQKKDLRQIAKDRGLATATKKDSTGICFIGERNFKEFLSNYLPAQPGEIRSLEGEIKGKHDGLMYYTLGQRKGLGIGGAGTGEPWFVVSKDLEKNILYVTQGENHPSLYSSGLIATDIQWVSEKQKPSVFKCTAKFRYRQADQGVTVHIEKDNTCKVLFDKPQKAITPGQAVVFYDEAVCLGGATIDKILNED, encoded by the coding sequence ATGAAAAAAGAGCCAAAGGATACAAGAGTTGTTATAGGTATGTCGGGTGGTGTAGACTCATCTGTGGCAGCTTTATTATTAAAGGAACAAGGATACGATGTAGTAGGTATTTTTATGAAAAATTGGGATGAAACTGATGATCTTGGATATTGTACTTCAGCAGAAGATTATGAAGATGTAAGAAGAGTCTGCGATCAAATAGATATACCATACTATTCTGTAAACTTTGAAAAAGAATATTGGGACAAAGTATTTACTTATTTTCTAGATGAATATAAAAATGGTCGCACACCTAATCCAGATGTAATGTGTAATAAAGAGATTAAATTTAAGGCTTTTTTAGAGCATGCGTTAAAACTAGGAGCAGATTATTTAGCAACAGGACACTATGCTCAAGTGGATTTTAATGATGGAGAATATAGATTACTTAGAGGTGCTGACTCTAATAAGGATCAAACCTATTTTTTAAATCAGTTAAATCAATATCAGCTTTCGAAGGCAATGTTCCCAATAGGACATTTACAGAAAAAAGACCTTCGACAAATTGCTAAAGATAGAGGTCTTGCAACGGCTACTAAGAAGGATAGCACAGGAATTTGTTTTATTGGAGAGAGAAACTTTAAGGAGTTTTTAAGCAACTATCTTCCTGCACAGCCAGGAGAGATTAGATCTTTAGAAGGAGAAATAAAGGGTAAGCATGATGGGTTAATGTATTACACATTAGGACAAAGAAAGGGTCTAGGTATAGGTGGAGCTGGAACTGGTGAACCGTGGTTTGTAGTAAGCAAAGATCTTGAGAAAAATATACTATATGTTACTCAAGGTGAAAATCATCCTAGTCTATATTCTAGTGGACTTATAGCAACAGATATTCAATGGGTAAGTGAAAAACAGAAGCCATCTGTGTTTAAATGTACAGCTAAATTTAGATATCGACAAGCAGACCAAGGTGTAACAGTTCATATAGAAAAAGATAATACGTGTAAGGTATTATTTGATAAACCTCAAAAAGCAATAACTCCTGGACAGGCAGTTGTATTTTATGATGAAGCTGTATGCTTAGGTGGAGCTACTATTGACAAAATACTAAATGAAGATTAA
- a CDS encoding LrgB family protein, whose protein sequence is MLDLVNVPVFGILITLVAYEIGVLINKKTKQPLLNPLLIAIGLIIALLMATGIEYDVYNKGGSIISFLLGPTTVVLAIPLYKQINKLKESGIAVVVGIFVGCVTALVGVFYLNKLIGIVDPVAISLFPKSVTAAISSEISKQIGGIPALTIAVTVLTGITGNVLGPILIKLFRIKDEVAAGIALGTASHAIGTAKAMQMGEVQGAMGSLAISVAGLFTVFLAPLLLQILS, encoded by the coding sequence ATGCTTGATTTAGTAAACGTGCCAGTCTTTGGAATTCTTATTACACTTGTAGCTTATGAAATTGGAGTTTTAATAAATAAAAAGACTAAACAACCACTTCTTAATCCGCTACTTATTGCTATAGGCTTAATAATTGCTTTATTAATGGCTACTGGTATTGAGTATGATGTTTATAATAAGGGTGGAAGTATAATCAGCTTCCTTCTAGGGCCTACAACCGTAGTGTTAGCGATTCCACTGTATAAACAAATAAATAAATTAAAAGAAAGTGGTATTGCTGTTGTAGTTGGTATATTTGTTGGTTGTGTTACTGCATTAGTTGGAGTATTTTATCTAAATAAACTAATTGGTATAGTAGATCCTGTTGCAATATCATTATTTCCTAAATCTGTAACAGCAGCTATTTCATCAGAAATTTCAAAGCAAATCGGAGGTATTCCCGCTTTAACTATAGCTGTAACAGTACTTACAGGTATAACAGGAAATGTTTTAGGACCAATTTTAATTAAGCTTTTCAGAATAAAAGACGAAGTTGCAGCTGGTATAGCTTTAGGTACAGCTTCCCATGCTATTGGGACTGCAAAGGCCATGCAAATGGGAGAGGTTCAGGGCGCAATGGGATCTCTTGCAATAAGTGTGGCAGGTTTATTCACAGTTTTCTTAGCGCCCTTATTACTTCAAATATTATCTTAA
- a CDS encoding CoA-disulfide reductase: MSKKVIIVGGVAGGASTAARLRRMDENAEIIMFERGEYISFANCGLPYYIGNIIERREALLVQTVEGMSKKFNMDIRILSEVIAIDPSQKKLTIKNLKTNEIYEESYDVLVLSPGANPIKPPIPGINEAKNLFTLRNIPDTDAIKSFVDTKKPKSAIVIGGGFIGIEMAESLHHRGIHVTLVEAADQIMGPIDYEMASILHNHIKSKGVDLILGDGVKSFENQGKKLVLQSGKEIETDLIIFSIGVRPENQLAKDAGLKVGERGGIQVNEYLQTSDETIYAIGDAIEVVDFISGKPTMIPLAGPANKQGRIVANNICGKSEKYVGTIGTSVAKVFDMAVASTGNNEKLLKARGVKYEAIHIHPGSHAGYYPGAFPISMKMLFDPETGKIFGAQAVGYDGVEKRIDVIATAIAANMNVIDLKELELSYAPPFSSAKDPVNMFGFVASNIMNGLVSTVQWHEIDNIVKDGGILVDVREAEENQLGFIKGSILIPLGELRSRLGELPKDKTIHIYCQVGIRGYNASRILIQNGYSAKNLDGGYKTYQCVFSNDSSNDCIAQIDDSGVAKIDCSTGEKKL, encoded by the coding sequence ATGAGTAAAAAAGTAATTATTGTGGGTGGTGTAGCGGGCGGTGCTTCTACTGCTGCTAGATTACGAAGAATGGATGAAAATGCAGAAATTATTATGTTTGAAAGAGGAGAGTATATTTCATTCGCTAACTGTGGTCTTCCTTATTATATTGGAAACATTATTGAAAGAAGAGAGGCTTTGCTAGTTCAAACTGTAGAAGGAATGTCAAAAAAGTTTAATATGGATATTCGTATTCTAAGCGAAGTTATTGCAATAGATCCTTCCCAAAAGAAGTTAACTATTAAAAACTTAAAAACTAACGAAATATATGAAGAATCCTATGATGTACTTGTTCTTTCACCTGGTGCTAATCCAATTAAACCACCTATCCCTGGAATAAATGAAGCTAAAAATCTGTTTACATTACGCAATATACCAGATACAGATGCTATTAAATCTTTTGTAGATACTAAAAAACCAAAGTCCGCAATAGTTATAGGTGGTGGTTTTATCGGTATCGAAATGGCAGAAAGTTTACATCATAGAGGTATACATGTAACTCTTGTAGAAGCGGCTGATCAAATAATGGGACCTATCGACTACGAAATGGCTTCTATTTTGCACAATCATATAAAGTCTAAGGGCGTAGATCTGATCCTAGGTGATGGAGTTAAATCCTTTGAAAACCAAGGTAAAAAGTTAGTTCTACAAAGTGGAAAAGAAATAGAAACTGATCTAATTATATTTTCCATAGGTGTTAGGCCTGAAAACCAACTTGCTAAAGATGCAGGGTTGAAAGTTGGTGAAAGAGGGGGTATTCAAGTAAATGAATATCTTCAGACTTCAGATGAAACCATATATGCAATAGGAGACGCTATTGAAGTAGTAGACTTTATTAGCGGTAAACCAACAATGATTCCTCTAGCTGGCCCAGCTAATAAACAAGGTAGGATTGTAGCAAATAACATTTGCGGCAAATCTGAAAAATATGTTGGCACTATAGGAACTTCTGTAGCTAAAGTTTTCGATATGGCTGTGGCATCCACTGGTAATAACGAGAAACTACTAAAGGCTAGAGGGGTTAAATATGAAGCAATTCATATACATCCAGGTTCTCATGCAGGTTATTATCCTGGTGCCTTCCCTATTTCTATGAAAATGCTATTTGATCCTGAAACAGGCAAAATTTTCGGCGCGCAAGCAGTTGGATATGATGGTGTCGAAAAAAGAATCGATGTTATTGCTACAGCTATAGCTGCTAATATGAATGTCATAGATTTAAAAGAATTAGAATTATCCTATGCACCTCCATTCTCTTCTGCCAAAGATCCAGTTAATATGTTTGGATTTGTTGCTTCAAATATAATGAATGGACTAGTAAGTACTGTACAGTGGCATGAGATTGATAATATTGTGAAAGATGGTGGCATCCTAGTAGACGTTAGAGAAGCAGAAGAAAATCAATTAGGATTTATTAAAGGTTCTATACTAATACCACTTGGAGAGCTTAGAAGCCGCTTAGGAGAATTACCCAAGGATAAAACAATCCATATATACTGTCAAGTTGGTATTAGAGGATATAATGCTAGTAGAATATTGATACAAAATGGTTATAGTGCTAAAAACCTAGATGGTGGATATAAAACTTATCAATGTGTATTTTCAAATGATTCATCTAATGATTGTATTGCACAAATAGATGATTCTGGTGTTGCAAAGATAGATTGCTCAACTGGTGAGAAAAAACTTTAA
- a CDS encoding LytR/AlgR family response regulator transcription factor: protein MIRCLIVDDELPARKELRFLLQQLKDIEVIGEAAYGFEAIELNRKLKPDVIFLDIHMPKMSGIEVAEKIIKEGYAPLIIFVTAFEEFAVEAFEVNAIDYLLKPTAKERLEKSIKRVSHMIYETKNISYGKQIENLINTFNTHKQNKVSKISIYSNGKLIPVDPSEIVYATVEERNTLIISTKGIFEFNNTLSQLEEKLNYQNFFRTHKSFLINLDFIEEIVPWFNSTYLIELKNVEEKIPVSRSKIKDFRTIMNIS from the coding sequence ATGATAAGGTGCTTGATTGTGGATGATGAGTTACCAGCAAGGAAGGAGCTGAGGTTTTTATTGCAACAGCTCAAAGATATAGAGGTTATAGGGGAAGCTGCCTATGGATTTGAAGCAATAGAGCTAAATCGGAAACTAAAACCTGACGTTATTTTTCTAGATATACATATGCCAAAGATGAGTGGTATAGAAGTTGCTGAAAAAATAATTAAAGAAGGATATGCGCCCTTAATCATATTTGTTACAGCCTTCGAAGAATTCGCAGTAGAAGCTTTTGAAGTAAATGCTATAGATTATTTATTAAAGCCTACAGCTAAAGAAAGACTAGAAAAAAGTATAAAAAGAGTTTCACATATGATATATGAGACTAAAAATATTAGCTATGGAAAACAGATAGAGAATTTAATTAATACTTTTAATACCCATAAGCAAAACAAAGTATCTAAAATTTCTATTTACAGTAATGGGAAACTAATACCAGTAGATCCATCGGAAATAGTATATGCAACCGTTGAAGAGCGAAATACCTTAATAATATCTACTAAGGGTATATTTGAATTTAATAATACTTTAAGCCAACTTGAAGAGAAGTTGAACTACCAGAATTTTTTTAGAACCCACAAAAGCTTTCTGATAAATCTAGATTTTATAGAAGAGATTGTGCCTTGGTTTAACTCCACATATTTAATAGAACTTAAGAATGTTGAGGAAAAGATACCTGTAAGCCGAAGTAAGATAAAAGATTTTAGGACAATAATGAATATAAGCTAA
- a CDS encoding cupin domain-containing protein, whose translation MIKRAGELRTDVVTNLMKGDGDINRVHLFESEDFCGKGRLYARHIIESGNSIGFHKHEGEQEAYYILKGKALYSDNGNEVEIQAGDFTLCRSGEGHSIKNTGDSDLEFIGLIHNV comes from the coding sequence ATGATTAAAAGAGCAGGAGAATTAAGAACAGATGTAGTTACAAATCTAATGAAAGGTGACGGAGACATAAACCGAGTTCATTTATTTGAATCAGAAGATTTCTGTGGAAAAGGAAGATTGTATGCAAGACATATTATAGAGTCAGGAAATTCTATTGGATTCCATAAGCATGAAGGAGAGCAAGAAGCATATTACATATTAAAAGGTAAAGCATTATATAGTGACAACGGTAACGAGGTAGAAATACAAGCAGGTGACTTTACTCTTTGTAGAAGTGGAGAAGGTCATTCGATTAAAAATACTGGAGATTCTGACTTGGAATTCATAGGTTTAATTCACAACGTTTAA
- a CDS encoding sensor histidine kinase → MILAFIVSKIKLIRNLVTKNNISRKDKLILSMIFGMFGIIGTYIGIPIDGALANSRIIGIIVGGLLGGPTVGVISGLIAGLHRCIIEIGGFTTVPCTISTVLAGIISGLLSKKFHKNNNKWLFAMITAIIPELIELGAILLFSRPFDEAIKLVKIIAIPVTVTNALGVAIFIAIVDSVFTDQERAAAYQAQMVLKIANRTLKYFRKGFNRETALETALETAKIIKDMTAIKGVAFTDKENILAHVGLGEDHHKSGDNIMTSLTKDVVNTGVYQVAGTKDEIGCSYDCCKLKSAIIVPLKEENETIGTLKLYKDKEDSITQVDLELALGLGLLFSTQIELSKIDYQSKLLSKAELRALQAQINPHFLFNAINTIVSFTRTNPDRARELLIHLGSYFRKNLQKNVEEVNLFEEIEHIESYIEIEQARFGDKLNVKFDIPNNINCVLPPLILQPIVENGIKHGILEKIEGGNIEVKATDNEDETVIVIRDNGVGMEKSFLDSLFDNKLQNDSIGLINVNNRLKNKYGEKNALEIYSQVDKGTTVIVRIPK, encoded by the coding sequence ATGATACTAGCTTTTATAGTATCGAAGATTAAATTAATAAGAAACTTAGTTACAAAAAACAATATTAGTAGAAAGGATAAACTTATTTTATCAATGATTTTTGGAATGTTTGGAATAATAGGCACCTATATAGGAATACCTATAGATGGAGCCTTAGCAAATTCTAGGATTATTGGCATAATTGTGGGTGGGCTTTTGGGGGGACCAACTGTAGGGGTTATATCTGGACTAATAGCTGGACTACATAGATGCATAATTGAGATAGGAGGGTTTACAACAGTTCCTTGCACAATTTCAACTGTTCTAGCAGGAATAATTTCTGGATTGTTAAGCAAGAAGTTTCATAAAAACAATAATAAATGGCTATTTGCTATGATAACTGCAATAATACCAGAGTTAATTGAATTAGGAGCTATTTTATTGTTTTCAAGACCATTTGATGAAGCCATTAAATTAGTTAAAATCATTGCCATTCCTGTGACAGTAACCAATGCCTTGGGAGTAGCCATATTTATAGCTATAGTAGATAGTGTCTTTACAGATCAAGAAAGGGCTGCAGCTTATCAAGCTCAAATGGTGCTAAAAATTGCAAATAGAACCCTTAAATATTTTAGAAAGGGATTTAATAGAGAAACAGCATTAGAAACAGCATTAGAAACGGCTAAGATTATTAAGGATATGACAGCCATCAAAGGGGTTGCCTTCACTGATAAGGAAAATATATTGGCCCACGTCGGTTTAGGAGAAGACCATCATAAATCTGGGGATAATATAATGACAAGCCTTACTAAGGATGTTGTAAATACAGGAGTATATCAAGTAGCAGGTACTAAGGACGAAATTGGTTGTAGTTATGACTGCTGCAAGTTGAAATCTGCCATAATAGTGCCTCTAAAAGAAGAAAATGAGACTATAGGAACCTTAAAACTCTACAAGGACAAGGAAGATTCAATTACTCAAGTGGATTTAGAGCTTGCTTTAGGTTTGGGATTGCTATTTTCCACTCAAATAGAATTGAGTAAAATAGATTATCAATCTAAATTGTTGTCAAAGGCTGAACTTAGAGCATTACAGGCTCAGATAAATCCTCACTTTTTATTCAATGCAATTAATACCATAGTATCCTTTACTAGGACGAATCCTGATAGGGCAAGGGAGCTATTGATACATCTTGGATCCTATTTTAGAAAAAATCTACAGAAGAATGTGGAAGAAGTAAATTTATTTGAAGAAATAGAGCATATAGAGTCTTATATAGAGATAGAACAAGCAAGGTTTGGAGATAAATTAAATGTAAAGTTTGATATACCTAATAATATAAATTGTGTACTACCACCCTTGATACTCCAGCCCATAGTAGAGAATGGAATAAAGCATGGTATATTAGAAAAGATTGAAGGAGGCAATATTGAAGTCAAGGCTACAGATAATGAAGATGAAACAGTTATAGTTATAAGAGATAATGGTGTTGGTATGGAGAAAAGTTTTTTAGATTCATTGTTTGATAATAAATTACAAAATGATTCAATAGGATTAATTAATGTTAATAATAGGTTGAAAAATAAATACGGCGAAAAAAATGCTCTTGAAATATATAGCCAGGTTGATAAAGGAACCACAGTAATAGTTAGAATTCCTAAATGA
- a CDS encoding YitT family protein, producing MNKIGAIILGNLLCSIAINGFFIPNKLLSGGVGGVSIMIYYLTQIPTGLLIFLINIPIFLIGMRIVDKEFAAYSFISMFCLSFLMEITTGINKHIVLDDIILAAIFGAILNGIGMGILFRSRVSQGGLDIIAAIFKKKYSINVGTGLMLFNTVIVAVASTLFGLKPAMYTLIAMYVAYQVVDKVQEGLNQKKNVMIVSDKAEVMAEVIMDKLNRGVTFLQAEGGYSKSNKKVIYCILTTTQIAKLKEIIEEHDPKAFMAIQGIQEVQGSGFRNIGI from the coding sequence ATGAATAAAATAGGAGCTATTATTTTAGGTAATTTATTATGCTCAATTGCTATAAATGGATTTTTTATACCAAATAAACTACTTAGCGGTGGTGTTGGTGGAGTATCTATTATGATTTACTATTTAACACAAATTCCTACTGGACTTTTAATATTTTTAATAAATATTCCTATATTTTTAATAGGGATGAGAATAGTTGATAAGGAGTTTGCGGCGTATAGCTTTATATCAATGTTCTGCTTATCGTTTTTAATGGAAATTACAACAGGAATAAATAAGCATATAGTTTTAGACGATATTATTTTAGCTGCAATATTTGGAGCCATTTTAAATGGTATAGGAATGGGGATATTGTTTAGAAGTCGAGTTAGTCAAGGTGGATTAGATATTATAGCTGCAATCTTTAAAAAGAAATACAGTATTAATGTAGGAACTGGACTAATGCTATTCAACACTGTTATTGTTGCAGTAGCATCAACATTATTTGGATTAAAACCTGCTATGTATACATTAATAGCTATGTATGTTGCATACCAAGTTGTAGATAAAGTGCAAGAAGGACTAAATCAAAAGAAAAATGTAATGATTGTATCAGATAAAGCAGAGGTAATGGCGGAAGTAATAATGGATAAACTAAATAGAGGAGTAACATTTTTGCAGGCCGAAGGAGGATATTCAAAATCCAATAAAAAAGTTATTTACTGTATATTAACTACTACCCAAATTGCAAAACTAAAGGAAATAATAGAAGAACATGACCCTAAGGCCTTTATGGCTATTCAAGGCATTCAAGAGGTACAAGGTTCTGGCTTTAGAAATATAGGAATATAA
- a CDS encoding CidA/LrgA family protein, which yields MKQLAIICGIFFAGHIFQTLTKFPIPATVLGMIFLLILLLAGIVKLEQIDAVGQFLLDHLTFLFIPGGVGLIASLDLIKDQWLQILILIVVSTSIVITVTGLTVQALKGGKKEEKINA from the coding sequence TTGAAGCAATTAGCAATAATATGCGGTATTTTCTTTGCGGGGCATATTTTTCAAACATTAACAAAATTTCCCATACCCGCAACAGTTTTAGGAATGATTTTTCTCTTAATATTACTTCTTGCGGGAATTGTAAAGCTTGAACAAATTGACGCTGTAGGTCAATTCCTTCTAGATCATCTGACATTTCTTTTTATTCCGGGTGGAGTTGGACTAATAGCATCTTTAGATCTTATTAAAGATCAATGGTTGCAAATTTTAATTCTTATTGTGGTATCAACTTCTATAGTCATCACTGTTACTGGCTTAACAGTTCAAGCTTTAAAAGGTGGTAAAAAGGAGGAGAAGATAAATGCTTGA
- a CDS encoding pyridoxal-phosphate-dependent aminotransferase family protein: MKTKKLVMIPGPTPVVRSIQDQMGRETVAFGDPAFVKDYKDLLTDMKEMWGTSGEVFVIAGTGTMAMEMAIANTLKAGDNLLIVSQGFFGDRFIDLCKRKGINVDVIGSEWGTIVPVADIEAKLKDKNYKAVTATHVDTATGVVAPIKEIGEVISKFEDTLFIVDGVCATAAEPEYVDEMKIDVLLTGTQKAFGVAPGLAIVWAGPRALERRKALGTIPEYYIDFEKWLPIMQDPSKYFATPAINLIWALKESVRLIKEEGLENRYKRHEKNARAMQAALEGLGFNLLAQKECRAVTLSNVLYMEGIDDVEFRKMLAEEGIVVAGGLGAYAGKMFRLGHMGNIDIHDMVSVIATIERALYRSGKDVELGKGVGILMKELLK, from the coding sequence ATGAAAACTAAAAAACTAGTTATGATTCCTGGACCAACACCTGTAGTTAGATCTATTCAGGATCAAATGGGTAGAGAAACAGTTGCATTTGGAGATCCGGCTTTCGTTAAGGACTACAAAGACCTATTAACAGATATGAAGGAAATGTGGGGAACATCAGGTGAAGTATTTGTAATTGCTGGTACAGGTACAATGGCTATGGAAATGGCAATTGCTAACACCTTAAAAGCTGGTGACAACCTACTTATTGTATCTCAAGGATTCTTCGGTGACAGATTTATTGATTTGTGTAAAAGAAAAGGTATCAATGTTGATGTAATTGGAAGTGAATGGGGTACAATTGTACCAGTAGCAGACATTGAGGCAAAATTAAAAGACAAGAACTATAAAGCTGTTACTGCGACTCACGTTGATACTGCCACAGGAGTAGTTGCACCTATTAAAGAAATTGGAGAAGTAATCAGTAAGTTCGAAGATACTTTATTTATAGTAGATGGAGTTTGTGCTACTGCTGCGGAACCTGAATACGTGGATGAAATGAAAATAGACGTATTACTTACAGGAACGCAAAAAGCTTTTGGTGTTGCACCAGGACTTGCAATTGTATGGGCGGGACCTAGAGCATTAGAAAGAAGAAAAGCATTAGGCACTATACCAGAGTATTATATAGATTTCGAAAAATGGTTACCGATAATGCAAGATCCTTCAAAATACTTTGCTACACCAGCTATAAATCTTATTTGGGCCTTAAAAGAATCCGTCAGACTTATTAAGGAAGAAGGGTTGGAAAATAGATATAAGAGACACGAAAAAAATGCAAGGGCAATGCAAGCTGCTTTAGAGGGTCTAGGATTTAACTTACTTGCACAGAAAGAATGTAGAGCGGTGACCTTATCCAACGTACTATATATGGAAGGTATCGATGATGTAGAATTTAGAAAAATGTTAGCTGAAGAGGGTATTGTTGTTGCTGGTGGACTTGGAGCCTATGCGGGCAAAATGTTTAGATTAGGACACATGGGTAATATAGACATTCACGATATGGTATCTGTAATTGCAACTATAGAAAGGGCATTATATAGAAGTGGTAAAGATGTGGAATTAGGTAAAGGTGTAGGTATTTTAATGAAAGAATTACTAAAGTAA